One stretch of Telopea speciosissima isolate NSW1024214 ecotype Mountain lineage unplaced genomic scaffold, Tspe_v1 Tspe_v1.0012, whole genome shotgun sequence DNA includes these proteins:
- the LOC122647141 gene encoding NADH-ubiquinone oxidoreductase chain 5 isoform X2, which produces MYLLIVFLPLLGSSVAGFFGRFLGSEGTAIMTTTCVSFSSILSLIAFYEVAPGASACYLRIAPWISSEMFDASWGFLFDSPTVVMLIVVTSISSLVHLYSISYMSEDPHSPRFMCYLSIPTFFMPMLVTGDNSLQLFLGWEGVGLASYLLIHFWFTRLQADKAATKAMPVNRVGDFGSAPGISGRFTLFQTVDFSTIFARASAPRNSWISCNMRLNAITLICILLFIGAAGKSAQIGSHTWSPDAMEGPTPVSASIHAATMVTAGVFMIARCSPLFEYPPTALIVITSAGATTSFLAATTGILQNDPKRVIAYSTCSQLGYMIFACGISNYSVSVFHLMNHAFFKALLFLSAGSVIHAMSDEQDMRKMGGLASSFPFTYAMMLMGSLSLIGFPFPTGFYSKDVILELAYTKYTISGNFAFWLGSVSVLFTSYYSFRSLFLTFLVPTNSFGRDILRCHDAPIPMAIPLILLALGSLFVGYLAKV; this is translated from the exons ATGTATCTACTTATCGTATTTTTGCCCCTGCTCGGTAGTTCCGTAGCAGGTTTTTTCGGACGTTTTCTAGGATCAGAAGGAACCGCTATAATGACCACCACGTGCGTTTCATTCTCTTCGATCTTATCTTTGATTGCTTTTTATGAAGTCGCACCGGGAGCTAGTGCTTGCTATCTAAGAATTGCTCCATGGATCTCATCGGAAATGTTTGATGCTTCTTGGGGCTTCT TGTTCGATAGCCCGACCGTAGTGATGTTAATTGTGGTTACATCCATAAGTAGCTTGGTCCATCTTTATTCCATTTCATATATGTCCGAGGATCCGCATAGCCCTCGATTTATGTGTTATTTATCCATTCCTACTTTTTTTATGCCAATGTTGGTGACTGGAGATAACTCTCTTCAATTATTCCTGGGATGGGAGGGAGTAGGTCTTGCTTCATATTTGTTAATTCATTTCTGGTTTACACGACTTCAGGCAGATAAAGCAGCTACAAAAGCTATGCCTGTCAATCGAGTAGGTGATTTTGGATCAGCTCCTGGGATTTCGGGTCGTTTTACTCTCTTTCAAACAGTAGACTTTTCAACCATTTTTGCTCGTGCTAGTGCCCCCAGAAATTCTTGGATTTCTTGCAATATGAGATTGAATGCCATAACTCTTAtttgtattttactttttattggTGCTGCTGGGAAATCTGCACAGATAGGATCGCATACTTGGTCACCCGATGCTATGGAGGGTCCCACTCCAGTATCCGCTTCGATTCATGCAGCTACTATGGTAACAGCTGGCGTTTTCATGATAGCAAGGTGCTCCCCTTTATTTGAATACCCACCTACGGCTTTGATTGTTATTACTTCTGCAGGAGCTACGACGTCATTCCTTGCGGCAACTACTGGAATATTACAGAACGATCCAAAGAGGGTCATAGCTTATTCAACTTGCAGTCAATTAGGCTATATGATCTTTGCTTGCGGCATCTCTAACTATTCGGTTAGCGTCTTTCACTTAATGAATCACGCGTTTTTCAAAGCATTACTATTCCTGAGTGCAGGTTCGGTGATTCATGCCATGTCGGATGAGCAAGATATGCGGAAGATGGGGGGGCTTGCCTCCTCGTTCCCTTTTACCTATGCCATGATGCTCATGGGCAGCTTATCTCTAATTGGATTTCCTTTTCCAACTGGATTTTATTCCAAAGATGTGATCTTAGAGCTCGCTTACACTAAGTATACCATCAGTGGGAACTTTGCTTTCTGGTTGGGAAGTGTCTCTGTCCTTTTCACTTCTTATTACTCTTTTCGTTCACTTTTTCTAACATTTCTAGTACCAACTAATTCATTCGGGCGAGACATCTTACGATGTCATGATGCGCCCATTCCTATGGCCATTCCTTTAATACTTCTGGCTCTCGGGAGTCTCTTTGTAGGATACTTGGCCAAAGT ATGA
- the LOC122647145 gene encoding NADH-ubiquinone oxidoreductase chain 2-like isoform X1: MRAPDIYEGSPTPVTAFLSIAPKISISANMSRVSIYGSYGATLQQIFFFCSIASMILGALAAMAQTKVKRPLAHSSIGHVGYIRTGLSCGTLEGIQSLLIGIFIYASMTIDAFAIVPALRQTRVKYIADLGALAKTNPISAITFSITMFSYAGIPPLAGFRSKFYLFFAALGCGAYFLAPVGVVTSVIGRFYYIRLAKRMFFDTPRTWILYEPMDRDKSLLLAMTSSFITSSFPYPSPLFSVTHQMALSSYL; encoded by the exons ATGCGGGCACCTGATATCTATGAGGGTTCACCCACCCCGGTTACAGCATTCCTTTCTATTGCGCCTAAAATATCTATTTCTGCAAATATGTCACGTGTTTCTATTTATGGTTCCTATGGAGCTACATTGCAACAAATCTTCTTTTTCTGCAGCATTGCTTCTATGATCTTAGGAGCACTGGCCGCCATGGCCCAAACGAAAGTCAAAAGACCTCTAGCTCATAGTTCGATTGGACATGTAGGTTATATTCGTACTGGTTTATCATGTGGAACCCTAGAAGGAATTCAATCACTACTAATTGGTATCTTTATTTATGCATCAATGACGATAGATGCATTCGCCATAGTTCCAGCATTACGGCAAACCCGTGTCAAATATATAGCGGATTTGGGCGCTCTAGCCAAAACGAATCCTATTTCGGCTATTACCTTCTCCATTACTATGTTCTCATACGCAGGAATACCCCCGTTAGCCGGCTTTCGTAGCAAATTCTATTTGTTCTTCGCCGCTTTGGGTTGTGGGGCTTACTTCCTAGCCCCAGTGGGAGTAGTGACTAGCGTTATAGGTCGT TTTTATTATATACGCTTAGCGAAAAGAATGTTTTTTGATACACCTAGGACATGGATTCTATATGAACCAATGGATCGTGACAAGTCGTTACTACTAGCAATGACTTCCTCTTTCATTACTTCATCCTTTCCATATCCCTCTCCCTTGTTCTCAGTGACTCATCAAATGGCACTCAGTTCATATCTTTAA
- the LOC122647145 gene encoding NADH-ubiquinone oxidoreductase chain 2-like isoform X2, with product MGILSIAVGFLFKITAVPFHMRAPDIYEGSPTPVTAFLSIAPKISISANMSRVSIYGSYGATLQQIFFFCSIASMILGALAAMAQTKVKRPLAHSSIGHVGYIRTGLSCGTLEGIQSLLIGIFIYASMTIDAFAIVPALRQTRVKYIADLGALAKTNPISAITFSITMFSYAGIPPLAGFRSKFYLFFAALGCGAYFLAPVGVVTSVIGRWAAGRLP from the exons ATGGGGATTCTATCTATCGCTGTAGGATTCCTATTCAAGATCACTGCAGTTCCTTTTC ATATGCGGGCACCTGATATCTATGAGGGTTCACCCACCCCGGTTACAGCATTCCTTTCTATTGCGCCTAAAATATCTATTTCTGCAAATATGTCACGTGTTTCTATTTATGGTTCCTATGGAGCTACATTGCAACAAATCTTCTTTTTCTGCAGCATTGCTTCTATGATCTTAGGAGCACTGGCCGCCATGGCCCAAACGAAAGTCAAAAGACCTCTAGCTCATAGTTCGATTGGACATGTAGGTTATATTCGTACTGGTTTATCATGTGGAACCCTAGAAGGAATTCAATCACTACTAATTGGTATCTTTATTTATGCATCAATGACGATAGATGCATTCGCCATAGTTCCAGCATTACGGCAAACCCGTGTCAAATATATAGCGGATTTGGGCGCTCTAGCCAAAACGAATCCTATTTCGGCTATTACCTTCTCCATTACTATGTTCTCATACGCAGGAATACCCCCGTTAGCCGGCTTTCGTAGCAAATTCTATTTGTTCTTCGCCGCTTTGGGTTGTGGGGCTTACTTCCTAGCCCCAGTGGGAGTAGTGACTAGCGTTATAGGTCGTTGGGCGGCCGGAAGGTTGCCATGA
- the LOC122647141 gene encoding NADH-ubiquinone oxidoreductase chain 5 isoform X1, translating to MYLLIVFLPLLGSSVAGFFGRFLGSEGTAIMTTTCVSFSSILSLIAFYEVAPGASACYLRIAPWISSEMFDASWGFLFDSPTVVMLIVVTSISSLVHLYSISYMSEDPHSPRFMCYLSIPTFFMPMLVTGDNSLQLFLGWEGVGLASYLLIHFWFTRLQADKAATKAMPVNRVGDFGSAPGISGRFTLFQTVDFSTIFARASAPRNSWISCNMRLNAITLICILLFIGAAGKSAQIGSHTWSPDAMEGPTPVSASIHAATMVTAGVFMIARCSPLFEYPPTALIVITSAGATTSFLAATTGILQNDPKRVIAYSTCSQLGYMIFACGISNYSVSVFHLMNHAFFKALLFLSAGSVIHAMSDEQDMRKMGGLASSFPFTYAMMLMGSLSLIGFPFPTGFYSKDVILELAYTKYTISGNFAFWLGSVSVLFTSYYSFRSLFLTFLVPTNSFGRDILRCHDAPIPMAIPLILLALGSLFVGYLAKV from the exons ATGTATCTACTTATCGTATTTTTGCCCCTGCTCGGTAGTTCCGTAGCAGGTTTTTTCGGACGTTTTCTAGGATCAGAAGGAACCGCTATAATGACCACCACGTGCGTTTCATTCTCTTCGATCTTATCTTTGATTGCTTTTTATGAAGTCGCACCGGGAGCTAGTGCTTGCTATCTAAGAATTGCTCCATGGATCTCATCGGAAATGTTTGATGCTTCTTGGGGCTTCT TGTTCGATAGCCCGACCGTAGTGATGTTAATTGTGGTTACATCCATAAGTAGCTTGGTCCATCTTTATTCCATTTCATATATGTCCGAGGATCCGCATAGCCCTCGATTTATGTGTTATTTATCCATTCCTACTTTTTTTATGCCAATGTTGGTGACTGGAGATAACTCTCTTCAATTATTCCTGGGATGGGAGGGAGTAGGTCTTGCTTCATATTTGTTAATTCATTTCTGGTTTACACGACTTCAGGCAGATAAAGCAGCTACAAAAGCTATGCCTGTCAATCGAGTAGGTGATTTTGGATCAGCTCCTGGGATTTCGGGTCGTTTTACTCTCTTTCAAACAGTAGACTTTTCAACCATTTTTGCTCGTGCTAGTGCCCCCAGAAATTCTTGGATTTCTTGCAATATGAGATTGAATGCCATAACTCTTAtttgtattttactttttattggTGCTGCTGGGAAATCTGCACAGATAGGATCGCATACTTGGTCACCCGATGCTATGGAGGGTCCCACTCCAGTATCCGCTTCGATTCATGCAGCTACTATGGTAACAGCTGGCGTTTTCATGATAGCAAGGTGCTCCCCTTTATTTGAATACCCACCTACGGCTTTGATTGTTATTACTTCTGCAGGAGCTACGACGTCATTCCTTGCGGCAACTACTGGAATATTACAGAACGATCCAAAGAGGGTCATAGCTTATTCAACTTGCAGTCAATTAGGCTATATGATCTTTGCTTGCGGCATCTCTAACTATTCGGTTAGCGTCTTTCACTTAATGAATCACGCGTTTTTCAAAGCATTACTATTCCTGAGTGCAGGTTCGGTGATTCATGCCATGTCGGATGAGCAAGATATGCGGAAGATGGGGGGGCTTGCCTCCTCGTTCCCTTTTACCTATGCCATGATGCTCATGGGCAGCTTATCTCTAATTGGATTTCCTTTTCCAACTGGATTTTATTCCAAAGATGTGATCTTAGAGCTCGCTTACACTAAGTATACCATCAGTGGGAACTTTGCTTTCTGGTTGGGAAGTGTCTCTGTCCTTTTCACTTCTTATTACTCTTTTCGTTCACTTTTTCTAACATTTCTAGTACCAACTAATTCATTCGGGCGAGACATCTTACGATGTCATGATGCGCCCATTCCTATGGCCATTCCTTTAATACTTCTGGCTCTCGGGAGTCTCTTTGTAGGATACTTGGCCAAAGTGTGA